The Chitinophaga flava genome has a segment encoding these proteins:
- the rplK gene encoding 50S ribosomal protein L11 yields MAKEIATYVKLQVKGGQANPAPPIGPALGSKGVNIMEFCKQFNARTQDKMGKVLPVLLTVYTDKSFDFVIKTPPAPVQLLEAAKIQSGSKEPNRNKVGKVTWAQVEAIAQDKMPDLNCFTLNSAMKMVAGTARSMGITVEGKAPWEN; encoded by the coding sequence ATGGCAAAAGAGATCGCAACGTACGTGAAATTGCAGGTTAAAGGCGGCCAGGCCAATCCTGCACCTCCAATTGGTCCCGCTCTGGGTTCCAAAGGTGTGAACATCATGGAGTTCTGCAAACAGTTCAATGCCCGTACCCAGGACAAAATGGGTAAAGTATTGCCTGTACTGCTGACTGTTTACACTGATAAATCTTTCGACTTTGTAATCAAGACTCCTCCGGCTCCTGTACAGCTGCTGGAAGCTGCTAAAATACAAAGTGGTTCCAAAGAACCTAACCGTAACAAGGTGGGTAAAGTTACCTGGGCTCAGGTAGAAGCAATCGCACAGGATAAAATGCCTGATCTGAACTGCTTCACACTGAACAGTGCTATGAAAATGGTAGCTGGTACTGCTCGTAGCATGGGAATTACTGTAGAAGGTAAAGCACCCTGGGAAAACTAA
- the rplA gene encoding 50S ribosomal protein L1, with amino-acid sequence MATKKRKVAQAKVDKNKAYSLKEASNLVKEINCTKFDSSVDLHIRLGVDPKKADQAIRGSVTLPHGTGKTKRVLVLCTPDKEAAAKEAGADFVGLDEFIQKIEAGWTDVDVIVATPAVMPKIGKLGKILGPRNLMPNPKTGTVTNDVAAAVNDVKGGKITFKVDKAGIIHASIGRVSFASDKIEQNSMELINAIIKLKPATAKGTYLKGLSMASTMSPGIAIDTKSVQN; translated from the coding sequence ATGGCAACAAAAAAGAGAAAAGTCGCTCAGGCTAAGGTGGATAAAAACAAGGCGTATTCGCTGAAAGAAGCATCCAACCTGGTAAAAGAGATTAACTGTACTAAATTCGACAGTTCTGTCGATTTACATATCCGCTTAGGCGTTGATCCTAAGAAAGCTGACCAGGCTATCCGTGGTTCCGTAACGCTTCCACACGGTACTGGTAAAACAAAGAGAGTTTTAGTGCTTTGCACACCTGACAAAGAAGCTGCCGCTAAAGAAGCTGGTGCTGATTTCGTAGGTCTGGACGAATTTATCCAGAAGATTGAAGCTGGCTGGACTGATGTTGACGTAATCGTTGCAACTCCGGCTGTAATGCCTAAAATCGGTAAACTGGGTAAAATCCTGGGTCCCCGTAACCTGATGCCAAACCCGAAAACCGGTACTGTTACCAACGATGTAGCAGCAGCAGTAAATGACGTGAAAGGTGGTAAAATTACCTTCAAGGTTGATAAAGCTGGTATCATCCACGCTTCTATCGGTCGTGTTTCTTTTGCTTCTGATAAAATTGAGCAGAACTCTATGGAGCTGATCAATGCTATCATCAAGCTGAAACCAGCTACAGCAAAAGGTACTTACCTGAAAGGTCTGTCCATGGCCAGCACAATGAGCCCTGGTATTGCAATCGACACTAAATCTGTTCAAAACTAA
- the rplJ gene encoding 50S ribosomal protein L10: MNKDQKNEVIELLKSKFSQYSNFYITNTESLTVAQVNNLRKVCFDKNVEMKVAKNTLIRKALESLDNEKYAGIYDSLHGVTALMFSDSPKEPAVIISSFRKANNKLEKPVLKAAFVADEIFVGDNQLTALTNIKTKNELIGEIVGLLQSPAKRVIAALLEKGKKEGAVEEAPAAE; encoded by the coding sequence ATGAATAAAGATCAAAAAAATGAGGTGATCGAACTGCTGAAAAGTAAGTTCTCTCAATATAGCAACTTCTACATCACTAACACCGAATCATTAACGGTAGCGCAGGTGAATAACCTGAGGAAAGTTTGCTTCGATAAGAATGTGGAAATGAAGGTGGCTAAAAACACCCTGATCCGCAAAGCACTGGAATCACTGGACAACGAAAAATACGCTGGTATCTACGATTCACTGCACGGTGTAACTGCCCTGATGTTCTCTGACAGCCCGAAAGAGCCTGCAGTAATCATCTCCAGCTTCCGTAAAGCTAACAACAAACTGGAAAAACCAGTTCTGAAAGCAGCTTTCGTAGCAGACGAAATCTTCGTTGGCGACAACCAACTGACTGCCCTGACCAACATCAAGACCAAAAACGAACTCATCGGAGAAATCGTTGGTCTGTTGCAATCTCCTGCAAAACGCGTTATCGCTGCTTTGCTGGAAAAAGGCAAGAAAGAAGGCGCCGTGGAAGAAGCTCCCGCTGCAGAATAA
- the rplL gene encoding 50S ribosomal protein L7/L12, translating into MADVKALAEQLVGLTVKEVQELADVLKNEYGIEPAAAAVVVAAGGGEAAAAEEKTAFNVVLKSAGASKLNVVKVVKDLTGLGLKEAKELVDGAPKSVKEGVSKAEAEDLKAKLTEAGAEVEIQ; encoded by the coding sequence ATGGCAGACGTAAAAGCATTAGCCGAACAATTAGTAGGTTTAACTGTTAAGGAAGTACAAGAACTCGCAGACGTACTGAAAAATGAGTACGGCATCGAACCAGCAGCTGCTGCTGTAGTTGTTGCTGCAGGTGGTGGTGAAGCTGCTGCTGCAGAAGAAAAAACTGCATTCAACGTAGTTCTGAAATCTGCAGGTGCATCTAAACTGAACGTTGTTAAGGTTGTAAAAGACCTGACCGGTCTGGGTCTGAAAGAAGCGAAAGAACTGGTTGACGGCGCTCCTAAATCTGTAAAAGAAGGCGTTAGCAAAGCAGAAGCAGAAGATCTGAAAGCTAAGCTGACTGAAGCAGGTGCTGAAGTTGAAATTCAGTAA